The window TGGGAGGCAGGGACAAGGAGAATGATTACCATCCCCTGATCCCCCTGGTCAGGGACCGCGTCAGGGGCATTCTGGCTATCGGCGAATCCAGGGAAAAGGTGGATCGGTTTTTCCGGCAGATCGTTCCGGTTTATTGTTTCGATTCTTTCAAGGGAGCGGTGCAGCAGGGTTTTTCCCTGGCTGCTCCGGGAGACACGGTGCTGTTGTCTCCGGCCTGCGCCAGTTTCGATATGTTTCAAAGCTATGCCCATCGCGGGCAGGTTTTCAAACAGCTTGTTCAGGAGCTCAAGGATGCCGAGGGCTAGGAACTACGATCAGATTCTCTTTCTAACGGTGGTGATGCTCATCGGCCTGGGGCTGGTCATGGTGTACAGTTCAAGCGCACTGGTGGCCGAGGGTTCCCGCTACCAGGTGTCGCCCTTTTACTTCCTGAAGAAACAGGCCCTGTATGCCGGGCTGGCCATGCTGGTTCTCTTTTGCACGATGTCTGTTCCCTATGGCTGGTGGCGTACCTGGACCTATGTGATCCTTCTGTCGTCGCTCATCCTGCTGATGCTGGTCTTCCTTCCCGCTCTGGGAAGACAGTCCGGCGGAGCCATGCGGTGGCTGAATCTTGCCGGTATCACCTTTCAACCGGCTGAGATTGCCAAATTTGCCCTGATGCTGTATCTGGCGCATTTTCTGACCAAAAAGGCGGAAGCAATCGGAAATATGAAGGCCATATTTCTGCCGCTGTGCATTGTCCTTGGCTTTTCGCTTCTCCTGATTGTGAAGCAGCCGGACCTTGGCACCAGTGTGCTGGTTATGGCCGTAGCCTTTGCCCTGATCTTTGCCGCAGGAGCCAGAAAAAGCCACCTTTTCGGGCTGGGCCTGCTATTTCTGACAGTTCTGGCGGGACGGATTTACCTGATCGATTATCAATGGCGAAGAATCGTGACCTTCCTGGACCCCTGGAAAGACCCGAAAAAGGGAGGATATCAGATAATTCAATCCTTATGTGCCCTGGGCACCGGAGGGTGGTTTGGTCTGGGTCTGGGACAGGGAATCCAAAAGCGGGGGTATCTTCCCGAAGCGCATACGGATTTCATTTTTTCCGTTATTGGCGAGGAGCTTGGCCTGATCGGTGCACTGGCTGTTCTGGTCCTGTTCGGGGTGTTCATCTGGCGGGGATTCAGGATCAGCCGCCAGAGCAAGGACCCCTTTGCCTGTTACCTGGCCCTGGGAGTCACCTGTCTGATCGGCCTGCAGGCGCTGATTAATGTCGGCGTAGCCGCAGGAGTATTACCAACCAAGGGGCTGCCCCTGCCATTTGTCAGTTACGGCGGCTCTTCCCTGGTGGTGAATGCTGTAGCTGCGGGAATTTTACTGAATATCTCTCAACATGCGTAAGATGCATCGAAAGCCGAAAAGGCCGGACTCACCTGATCTTCTTTTCGGCATATTGGCTGGAAAAGTTCGATGATGGAAATGAAAAATTTTGATTATAGCGAATTTACGGAAGAAAAACGATGAACATCATCCTGGCTGGCGGAGGAACAGGCGGGCATCTGTATCCCGGAGTGGCTATTGCCCAGGAGTTTCGGAGGCAGAGGCCGGATTCCCAGATTCTGTTTTGCATAACCAGGCGAAAGATCGACCAGCAGATTATTTCCGAAGAAGGATGGAGATACAGTACACTGCCGGTCGAAAGTTTCCGGGGTGTTTCCTGGCGTACCGTGCGGGCTTTGGGGGGTCTTGCCTGGAGCATCCGGCAGGCAGGCCGTCTGGTGCAGAGCTTTCATCCATTGCTGATCATCGGCCTTGGGGCGTACCCTTCGGTTCCGATGATCGTGGCCGGAAAATGGCACAGGGTTCCGCTCGTCATCCAGGAGCAGAACATTTTTCCCGGAGGAGCGAATAAGATGCTGGCCAGATGGGCTGAGCGGGTGTTTATCTCATTTGCGGGTACGGAAAAGTATTTTCCTTCCGTGCCCGACGAGAGAATCATCCTGACCGGAAACCCTGTCCGCCAGGCAGCAGCCGGGAGTGAGGGTGAGAGTAACAGCAGTTTTCGGTCACTGCTTGGCCTGGAAGAAGGGAAATTCACCCTGCTGATCTTTGGCGGGAGCAAAGGTGCGCACAGGATCAACGAGGCGGTGCTGGAAGGGCTGGCCGGCCTTCCCAAGGGGCTTGGTGAGAAGCTTCAGATCATCCACCAGACCGGGCAGGAGGATTTTTACCGTGTGCAGCAGCACTATCAGGAACTTCCGGTCAGGGCAACAGCCCTGCCCTTCATCTACCGGATGATGGAAGCCTATCAGTCGGCGGACCTGGTAGTCTGCCGGGCCGGGGCCACCACCGTGGCCGAGATCACCCTGATGGGCAAAGCGGCCATCATGATCCCCTATCCGTATGCGGTTAACGATCATCAGGCCATGAACGCCGCAGAGCTCCAGAAAGTGGGTGCTGCGGAAATGATTCTGGAACGGGATCTTACGGGTGCCGGTTTGTGGGCCAGGATACAGACATTGATGGAGCATCCCCAGATGCTGGCCAAAATGCAGGAAGAGTCAAAACGGCTGGGGAAGCCGGAGGCGGCATCGAGGATCGTGCAGGAATGCCTGAAGGTAGTTGGAGAGAAGTCAGGAGTCAGGAGCCAGGAGCCAGAATAAAAGAGTAAGGGCAAAGAATTATGCACTGGAAGATCAACCACATACATTTTATCGGCATTGGCGGTATCGGCATGAGCGGTCTGGCCGGGTTGCTCCACAACCTGGGCTTTCGGGTGAGCGGATCGGATATTGCCGAATCGGAAAATACCCTGCACTTGCGCAAGCTCGGCGTCGCCGTGACCATTGGCCATCATCCTGACAATATCGGCTCTGCCGATGTGGTGGTCTATTCTTCAGCCATCCGGCAGGATAACCCTGAGCTTCTGGCCGCTCGAAACTCCACTGCTCCGCTTATCCCCAGAGCGGAAATGCTGGCTGAGCTGATGCGCATGAAGTACGGCATTGCCATTGCCGGAACTCATGGGAAAACCACTACCACCTCGATGATCGCCACGGTGCTGGCCGAGGGCGGCCTTGATCCCACTGCCGTCATCGGCGGCAGGTTGGCCAGTTTTGGCAGCAATGCCTGGCTGGGGCAGGGGGATTTTCTGGTGGCCGAGGCGGATGAAAGTGACGGCTCCTTTTTGCAATTGAGCCCTGCCATTGCCGTGGTCACTACCCTGGATGAAGAGCATATGGACTATTACGGCTCACTGGATCGGTTGAAGGCCGCCTTCCTGGATTTCATCAATAAGGTGCCTTTCTACGGAACCGCAGTCATCTGCCTGGATCAGGGGAATATTCAGGCCCTGGTGCCTGACATCCGGAAACGGTATATCTCCTATGGTCTGATCAGCCGGACGGACCTTACGGCTTCAGCCATCGAGGCCGCAGGGCTGCAATCTTCCTTTGAGGTTATCTGGAAGGAACAAAAACTTGGCCGGATGGTGCTGAACGTGCCGGGAATCCATAACGTCTATAATTCCCTGGCTGCTACAGCCGTAGGTCTTGACCTTGGACTTTCCTTTGACACTATCCGGGAGGGCCTGGCTGCCTTCCGGGGAGCGGACCGGCGATTCCAGATCAAGGCCAGGGTGAACAACACCTATGTGGTCGATGATTACGGGCATCATCCTGCGGAGATACAGGCTACTCTGGCCACAGCCAGGAGCGTTCTGGCCACTGAAGCGGAAGGGGCAGTAACGGGCCGCCGCCTGATCGTGATCTTCCAGCCTCACCGCTACACCAGAACCAGGGATTTGCTGGCGGAGTTCGCTACTGCCTTTTACCAGTCCGATACCCTGATCATCACGGATATCTATCCGGCTGGAGAAAGGCCGATCGAGGGCATCAATGCCCTGGCAATGGCCGAAGGGGTCAGACAGAGCGGCCATACGGATGTGCACTACATTCCTGACAAGGATGAGATACCGGCCCTGATCGGACATATGGTCCGGCCCGGAGATATGATTCTGACCCTGGGTGCCGGAGATATCTGGAAGCTCGATTCCCGGATCGTGGCCCTGGTCGAGGAGAAATTTTCATGATGAGTCGGAGCTTTGCGGACCGGCTGACAAGCGCTTTTCCGGGAGAGGTGAAATTTCAGGAACCCATGAAATATCATACCTCGTTCGGTATCGGGGGGCCGGCTGAGTGCCTGGCCACAGTAAAGAGCCTCGATGAATTGCGCCTGCTCCTTTCCCTGGCCGATGAATACCGGCAGCCGGTCTTTATTCTGGGCAGGGGAACCAATATCCTGGTGCGGGATGGAGGAATCCGGGGGCTGGTGATCCGCCTGGATGGAGAATTTACCAAGGCCGGAGTGCAGAGACATGAACTTATCGGCGGTGCCGCCTGCCCCCTCTCTTCGCTGCTTCGGCTGTCGGTTCAGCACAAGTTGTCCGGCCTGGAATTTGCTACTGGTATTCCGGGGGCTTTCGGTGGAGCAGTATGCATGAATGCAGGTTCGGCTGAAGAAGGGATAGGGTCTCTGGTCAGGGACATCCATCTGGTCTATGCAGATGGATCGACCGGAGTGCTGCCAGCCGGGAGCCTGAATTTCTCCTATCGCCACTGCTCCCTGCCGGAGGGGAGTATCATTACTGCTATCGCTCTTCAGCTCAGCCAGGTTGAGCATAAGGAGATCATCCTGGCCAGGATCAAAGAGCGGTATACGGAGCGGCTGAAATCCCAGCCCCTGCGGGACCGGTCGGCAGGCTGCATATTCAGGAATCCGCCGGGCGAATCAGCGGGCAGGCTGATTGATCAGGCCGGGCTGAAAGGGCTTTCGATCGGTGGTGCGCAAATCTCGACCATTCATGCCAATTTTATCATCAACCGGGAGGGAGCTTCCTGTTTCGATGTTGTACGGTTAATCGATGTGATCCGGGAAAAAGTCTATCAATCCTCTGGTTTTACTTTGGAGACAGAGGTTCTGCTCGTGGGAGAAGGATGAGAGAATCGAGATCGTGGAGAATGATGAACCAGACAACTGCTGATAAAGGATTAAGAATAATGCCTAAGAAGAATTTATCTGAGATGAAAATTGCTGTACTCATGGGAGGCACCTCTTCGGAGCGTGAAGTATCGCTCAGGACAGGGCGTGCCATCGAAAATGCGTTGAGAAGCCAGGGGTTTCAGGTAGTGGGTATCGATGCTGACGGCCAGATTGCCAATAAACTGACAGCCGAGCGGATTGATCTGGTATTTTTGGCTCTGCACGGAAAGAACGGAGAGGATGGATCGGTTCAGGGGCTTTTAGAGATCATGGGGATACCGTACACCGGCTCCAATGTTCTGGCCAGCGCTCTTGCCTTTCATAAGGCCAGGACCAAAGCTGTGTTGAGTTTCCATAATATCCCTACGCCAAGGTTTGCGGTCTTGAGTCAGGCGGATTTTTTATCTCAGCCGGAAGAAACCGAAAAGCTGGTCTGGAAGTATCCGGTCATCGTCAAACCCTGTGAGGAGGGATCCACCTTTGGTGTTTCTCTGGTGAGGTCTCCCGCTGACCTGGAAGCTGCCTGCGCCCATGCCTTCCGGTATGGCAGGGAAGCCCTGATCGAGGATTTCATCGATGGACGGGAAGTTACGGTAGGGATTTTGGGCAATCAGACCCTGCCGGTGGTAGAGGTTATTCCCCTGTCAGGGTTTTATGACTATGAATCCAAGTATACGCCGGGGAAAACGGAATACGTCGTGCCTGCCCGGCTTGAGGAAAACCTCTATCAGCAGGTTCAATACTGGGGATTGCAGGCTCATCGGGCGCTTGGGTGCAGGGGCGTATCGAGGGTGGATATCCGGATCGACCGGCAGGGGAACCCCTTTGTGCTGGAGGTCAATACCATTCCCGGTATGACCGAAACAAGCCTTTTGCCCAAGGCGGCCAGGGTGGCCGGGATTTCGTTTGAGGAACTGGTGAAAAGGATTCTTGTTTCAGCTTGTGAGCAGGACTGATACAAATACACAGGGAAATGCCATGAGTACCTGGAAGAAGAGACTGTTTATCGCAACCCTGACAGCCCTGACCTGCTCTCTGGCAGTGTGGGGCGGGTACCGGCTCCTGGACAGGATTCAAACGTTCCGGGTATCCAGGATTACCCTTGCCGGAGCAGAGCGGTGTGATACGAGGAAGATCGGGGAATTGGCCTTTTCAGCAGCCTATGGCCGGTGTATCTTCAAGGTCAACCTGCCGGACCTGTATCAGCAGATCCGGTCCGACGGATGGATCAGGAATTTATCCATTCGCCGGGTTATGCCTTCCACCCTGGAGATTCAGATCGAGGAGCGGGTGCCTTTTGGTATTCTTCATGCCGATCAGCTCTTTCTGGTGGATAGAGAGGGTGTACTGATTACGGCCATAGGGAACAAAAAGGCATGGAAGAGCCTGCCGCTTATCAGGGGGCTGGATTTGAAGGGGGCTGGCGCAGGCTGTAAGCCTGACTCTCCCGGGCTGGAGTCAGCCCTGAATGCCCTTGCTCTGATGCAGGAAATGAGAGCCCCGTGGCTGGCAAAGTTTCGGGAAATATCGGTAAAGAGTCCGGAGAATCTCATTCTCTCCAGCCAGGGGAAAGGCTGTGAGATCCGGCTTGGGAGCAGTAACCTGCGGGAGAACCTCCAGTATTTGAAGTCCGCCTGGAGCACCATCCAGGCCAGTGTGTCCGGTATTCAATATATTGACCTGAGATACAAGAATCAGCTTATTATCAAACCACACAAGCATATTGGTTAACTCTCCGAAAAAGGAGGTGAGGGAAATGGTTAAGAAAGATAACCTTATTGTAGGGCTGGATATTGGCACAACCAAGATTTGTACTATTATCGGAGAGGTTGGCAGCCGGGGTGAGATCGATATCATCGGCCTTGGCCTCAGCCCTTCCCACGGATTGCGCAAGGGAGTGGTCATCGACCTTGAAAGCACGGTCGAATCCATCAAAAGATCGGTCCATGAGGCGCAGGTCATGTCCGGCATTCAGGTGGATTCAGCCTATGTCGGCATTGCCGGAGGGCATATCAGGGGCATCAACAGCCGGGGGGTGATTGCTATTTTAGGCAAGAACCGGGAGATCACCCAGAACGATATCGACCGGGTCATCGATGCTGCCAAGGCTGTAGCTTTGCCCGTGGACCGGGAGGTGATCCATGTCCTGCCGCAGGAGTATATCGTCGATAATCAGGACAAGATCAAGCAGCCTCTGGGAATGAGCGGGGTCCGGCTGGAGGCGGAAGTCCATATCGTGACCGGAGCCATTACTTCCGCCCAGAATATTATCAAAAGTGTCAACCGTGCCGGGCTTGAGGTAAAGGATATCATTCTGGAGCAGCTCGCTTCCAGCGAGGCTACCCTGACCCATGATGAAAAGGAACTGGGCGTGGCGGTGATCGATATTGGAGGAGGGACCACGGATTTAGCCATTTTCGTGGATGGAAGCATCCGGCACACGGCTGTTATTTCACTTGGCGGGGACAACTTTACCCACGATATTGCCGTAGGTTTGAGGACCCCTAACCAGGAGGCCGAACAGATAAAAAGAGAGTACGGGTGTGTGATGGCCGCCCTGCTGGATGGGGAGGAAACGATCGATGTGCCCACAGTCGGAAGGCGAAGGCCCCGGACCGTATCGCGTCAGGTACTGGCGGAAATTATGGAACCCAGGGCTGAGGAGATTTTCGGACTGGTTGACCGGGAGATCAAGAGCAGCGGCTATGGTGATCTGATTCCGGCAGGAGTGGTCATTACCGGCGGCTCGTCGCTCATGGCCGGGATGGTGGAAATTTCCGAACAGATTTTTGACTTACCCGTGCGGATAGGCATCCCAACCGGCTTTGGCGGGCTGGCGGATGTGGTCAGAAGTCCTGAATACTCCACCGGGGTGGGCCTGATTCTCTATGGATGGAAGAGCGGTCAAAAAAAGGTTAATTTCAAGACTCAACAGAGCGATAGTCACCTTTTCCAAAACATTCTCAAGCGGATGAAAGACTGGATGAAGGATTTCTTTTAAAAGCAGGAGTCAGGAGTCAGGAGTCAGGAGTCAGAAAAAAAGAGTATTTCATCTGACTCCTGACTTCTGGCTCCTGACTTCTGACTTCTTAATGCTTATAAAGGAGGGCATGGTGATGCCAATAGATCTTGAAGAGAATTACGAATGTTCAGCGAATATCAAGGTAATCGGGGTGGGAGGAGGCGGAAGCAACGCTGTCAACCGGATGATTAACTCCAAAATGCAGGGTGTGGAGTTTTACGTGGTAAATACCGACTTACAGGCACTCAGAAATTCTCCGGCGGTAAACCGGCTGCAACTGGGCGCCAGGCTGACCCGGGGATTGGGGGCCGGAGCAAATCCGGAAATCGGCCGCAAGGCTGCCCAGGAGGATGAGGAAAAGATTCTGGAAGTTGTCCAGGGAGCGGATATGCTTTTTATCACCGCCGGTATGGGAGGCGGCACCGGGACCGGTGCAGCTCCGGTGATTTCCAATATTGCCAAAAAGGCCGGTATTCTGACCGTGGCTGTGGTGACCAAGCCTTTTATCTTCGAGGGGAAAAGAAGGATGATGCAGGCCGAAAAAGGGCTTGAGGAGCTGAAGGCAGCCGTTGACTCTCTGGTCACGATCCCCAATCAGCGGCTTTTGAACATCATCGAACCTCAGACCTCGATGAGGAGTGCCTTCAGCATGGCGGATGAAATTCTGCACCAGGCAGTGCAGGGAATTTCGGATCTGATTACCAAGCATGGAGAGATTAACCTGGATTTTGCCGATGTTAAGACCATCATGTCGGAAAAAGGAACCGCTCTGATGGGCACCGGCATTGCCAGAGGAGAAAAGCGGGCTTTAGAGGCGACCAAGAAGGCCATATCGAGTCCTCTGCTGGAGGATAACTCTCTCGAAGGTGCCCGTGGGGTTCTCCTGAACATCACCGGCGGAAGCGACCTGACCCTGTGGGAAGTGAACGAGGCATCGTCAGCTATTTCCGAGCTGGTTCACGAGGATGCCAATATCATTTTCGGTTCCGTGCATGACGAAGGAATGGTGGATGAGGTCCGGGTAACCGTGATCGCCACCGGATTCGACCACCGGGAAGAGAGCGTGCAGAAACTGGAAAACGTGGTAACGCAGGCAGCCAGGCTGAAGCCGGAAAGCTACAATCCCCGAAACCGGGATGTCCCGACCTACCTGCGGACCCAGGACAAGGTCCAGGAGAAATTCCAGGAGAAAAGGGCAGGGAAAAGAGAAGGCCTTGAAAGCCTGTCCTCTTCATCGGGTCCTCGTTTTGCCCGGGGCCGGTCGATAGTCAGTTCGGAGAATCTGGGCCTTCTGGACAATCCGGATAGGGATGAAGACGAGCATCTGAACGTGCCGACTTTCCTCCGGCGTCAGATTGACTGAGAAGAAAGAAAAATCAACGGATTAAGGGCTAAAAAGGGCAGGTTTTTCCGGATCAGGAGTACCGGATCAGGAGTAGATGTGACCTTGAATGTTTTCGATCGGGTGCTATAATCAGGCAGATCGGGAATCGGTTCTCGACCGTCTGGATCCCTGGACGAAACTGGTCATTCTGTTCGGGTTTTTCGGGGTTGTGTTTTTCTACCCTTCGCCAGGGATCTTATTGTGTACCGGCATATCCCTCGTGCTTTCGGCCAAAGTAGGAAAGATATCAATCGGTTACCTGATCCACCGGTTGAAATTCCTGCTCTGGTTTTTCATCTTCGGCAACCTTTTTTACTTCTTCTTCACCCCTGGCCGGATTCTCTACCAGATTCCGGGGCTGGGGCTCACCGTGACACAGGAAGGAGTGAGGAAGGGGTTAACCCTGATCGCTCAGCTCTGCCTGATGGCCACTGCCTCCTTCCTGCTCCTTGGGACCACTTCCACGGTCAAACTGATAAAATGTGTTCAGTGCATCTTTTACCCTCTCTACCGGCTGGGTATTGCAGTCCCTGACATTACCCTGATGATGGTCATGAGCTTGCGGTTTATCCCGGTGCTGCTCTCGGAAGGAAAGCGGATCACCCAGATTCAGATGAGCCGGGCAGGATATGCCGGGGAAGAGGGATTGATCGGCTATGCCAAAAACCTTGTCCCCCTGATCAGCCCCATATTTTTGTCCACTGTCCGCAAAGCCCAGATTCTGGCCCTGGCCATAGAGCAGCGGGGCTATACCGGAGAGGTGAGCAGGCAGCACTTCTACTTTCCCCGGCTGCACAGACGGGATGTGGCAGCCCTGGTGCTCGCGGGGCTGTTCCTGGCCGGGCTGATTCTCAGGCAGCAGCAGGCAGGGTACATCGTGCGGCCAGGGTGGTGAGCACAAGCCACAATCTGAAGATACGTAAATGTCACCCTATGAAATAAATGTCATCTGTGCATATCATTAAAAAACAGTGTCTTTCTGCCAGATATGAAAAAAATTTCCTGGTTCCTTCCATCGTGAGTTACTCTAAAACATAACCTGCCCAATTAATATTTAACAAGAACAATATATTAGCAATGTATTATATCTGGCCAGTTCGCGGCATCAATCTTGCTTAAAATTTTATTACTCAAACTCCGTAACCTCAAGAGAAATCCCCCCATAGAAGGACCTTATTCTATGATAAGGAACTTTGCTGCTTTCTGTTACTTTTTATTTATCACCTTATTATTTATCACTTTTTATCTATAACGTTTTTTAACATTTTTACTAATTTACGGCCAGAGGGAGGAAAAGGTTCATGAGAGGAAAATTTACTGTTATTTTTATATCACTCCTGGCAGCTTTCCATCTTATGGGTACTGCTGTCGTGGGAAAAACTATCAGGGTGGCGAAAAGCGGAGGAGATTACACCACCATCCAGGCGGCCATCAATAACGCCGCATCTGGAGACACCATCGAGGTCGGTCCGGGGGTATTCACGGAAAACATCGTAATCAACAAAAATGTAATCCTGACCGGTGCAGGGGCAACTACCTGGGTTCCGCAGCCTCCTTCCACCAGTATCGAGCTGCTCAGACCAGAATTGATTTACAAGTATCCGATAAAGATCGGCTGGCCTGACCCCCCGCCGGAAGTCATAAATCCCGGTCTGCTGGAAATCCCGAATATACAGCCGGCATACCAGCCGATTGTCAGGGGGAGAGATGCTGTTTCACTGGCCCTGGCAACTCCGGCCATAACGATAACTTCCCCAGGGCTGATCCTGCAACCAACATCTACTGTTCAAACTCTCGCCAGGGAGATCGACTATCCCGGCCCGACCGCCAGCCTGACCATTAAGATACCCTCGTATGGATCACTGTATACCGGCCCGCAGATCGTCAAGCCCGGATCGATCTTACCCCTGCTGAACGGGAGCGTTATTCAGGGAAAGGGATCGGGGCATGTAGTGACATATAACGGTGTTTCAGGCGGCCAGATCAGCGGGTTTACCATTACCAACAGCGGCACGGGACATGCCGGTATTATCCTGTACTCCAGTTCCAACGTGACTATTGCCTGCAATCGGCTGGTCAATAATAAGGATGGGATCGTGACATCCAATTCCTCTGCCATTATCCGGAATAATGTTTTCGATGAAAATGGCTATGAGGATAATTCGACCTGCGATTACGGCATCTGCTGCCTCAAGTCAACCCTGTCCATTACCAATAACCTGCTCATCAACCAGGAAGTCGGGATTTATGTGGCCTGGGAGGAATCGGGCGGCACAGCGATTGTCAATAATACCATCACCGGCAATCGGTATGATGGGGTCTGGTGCTACCGCTCCGCGCCGGTTATCAAGAATAATATCATCACCCAGAACGGCTATGGCATCTGCGCCATCTATAGCGCCGCTCCGGTCATTTCCTATAATGATGTCTGGGGAAATGGGCAGAACTACAATCAGCAGACCGGCGGGGTAGCCGCTCCGGGACCAGGAGATATTTCCTCAGATCCTTTGTTTATCAATTCCGATGAGGGTAACTATCACCTGGGTCTTCTCTCCCCCTGCCTCGATGCGGGTGATCCGAATCCCATTTACAATGATCCGGATGGAAGCAGAAACGATATGGGCCTCTATGGCGGATTCGGAGGCTCGCTGGGAACTCCGGCAGGCGAGGAAAGCGGCTTTGTTTTTACCGATATCGGCAACATCCCGACCGCTGCGATTCCCCAGGCTCAGTCTGATCCTTCCTGTGGTCTGGCCAAGGTCAGTCAATCCCTGGCTGACAAACTGCGGATTCACCAGTGGGTGGATTGCCCCTTTGGCGGCCAGCTCAGGTTCTTCGGCCAGTTCGGCCCGCTGGATACTGTCGATTTCTACCAGATATTGGCCGCCCGATGGATAAATACCAGCACCGCGCCCGCTGCCGGTGATTACGTACCGCTCAATGATCCGCTGGCCAAGGTGAAGACTACCCTCGATGGGGGAAAGGTCAAGTACGACGTCGTTACTCTGGGTCCGCTCGAGCGGGGTGGTATATCCTCGCTGTATGAATTGAACAAGGGAGCTTACTGGTCACAGTCCGATCTTCGCATGATCTGGAACAGCGCTGCCGTGCCGAACGGGAAATACAGCCTGAAGATCCGGGCCTTCAGGTGGAATGCCGCAAAGACTGGACTGATCGAGGTCACTCCGGGCTCCCCCGATCCCCAGGCTATCGACCCTACTGACATGGATCACCTGACCATCATCGTCAACAACAGCCAGGTGAAAGCCGAGATTCACTGGGTTAAGTATGATCATGGCAATCCTAACTACGATCCTGCCACCGATGGCAACATTCCGGAATGTGCCGTCATTCACCTCAATAATGACCGTGAAAACCTGCGGTTTGTCATTACCGCCTCGCATCCTGAAGGATATCTGGACTATTTCAGCCTGGATTGCCTGTGGGGCAAGAATAAACCGGGCGGGGTAATCGAGTATGAGACATATGCAA is drawn from bacterium and contains these coding sequences:
- a CDS encoding right-handed parallel beta-helix repeat-containing protein translates to MRGKFTVIFISLLAAFHLMGTAVVGKTIRVAKSGGDYTTIQAAINNAASGDTIEVGPGVFTENIVINKNVILTGAGATTWVPQPPSTSIELLRPELIYKYPIKIGWPDPPPEVINPGLLEIPNIQPAYQPIVRGRDAVSLALATPAITITSPGLILQPTSTVQTLAREIDYPGPTASLTIKIPSYGSLYTGPQIVKPGSILPLLNGSVIQGKGSGHVVTYNGVSGGQISGFTITNSGTGHAGIILYSSSNVTIACNRLVNNKDGIVTSNSSAIIRNNVFDENGYEDNSTCDYGICCLKSTLSITNNLLINQEVGIYVAWEESGGTAIVNNTITGNRYDGVWCYRSAPVIKNNIITQNGYGICAIYSAAPVISYNDVWGNGQNYNQQTGGVAAPGPGDISSDPLFINSDEGNYHLGLLSPCLDAGDPNPIYNDPDGSRNDMGLYGGFGGSLGTPAGEESGFVFTDIGNIPTAAIPQAQSDPSCGLAKVSQSLADKLRIHQWVDCPFGGQLRFFGQFGPLDTVDFYQILAARWINTSTAPAAGDYVPLNDPLAKVKTTLDGGKVKYDVVTLGPLERGGISSLYELNKGAYWSQSDLRMIWNSAAVPNGKYSLKIRAFRWNAAKTGLIEVTPGSPDPQAIDPTDMDHLTIIVNNSQVKAEIHWVKYDHGNPNYDPATDGNIPECAVIHLNNDRENLRFVITASHPEGYLDYFSLDCLWGKNKPGGVIEYETYATATASSPHTWYGVTQTEFSLPGDWSQWHNCAYQFRLYARSRATDGYTYLYGREFNDHYTIEIGTGSSSCSSSGVPGDINNDGRVTIDELTRVINAFLGRR
- the ftsZ gene encoding cell division protein FtsZ, encoding MPIDLEENYECSANIKVIGVGGGGSNAVNRMINSKMQGVEFYVVNTDLQALRNSPAVNRLQLGARLTRGLGAGANPEIGRKAAQEDEEKILEVVQGADMLFITAGMGGGTGTGAAPVISNIAKKAGILTVAVVTKPFIFEGKRRMMQAEKGLEELKAAVDSLVTIPNQRLLNIIEPQTSMRSAFSMADEILHQAVQGISDLITKHGEINLDFADVKTIMSEKGTALMGTGIARGEKRALEATKKAISSPLLEDNSLEGARGVLLNITGGSDLTLWEVNEASSAISELVHEDANIIFGSVHDEGMVDEVRVTVIATGFDHREESVQKLENVVTQAARLKPESYNPRNRDVPTYLRTQDKVQEKFQEKRAGKREGLESLSSSSGPRFARGRSIVSSENLGLLDNPDRDEDEHLNVPTFLRRQID
- a CDS encoding energy-coupling factor transporter transmembrane component T, encoding MFSIGCYNQADRESVLDRLDPWTKLVILFGFFGVVFFYPSPGILLCTGISLVLSAKVGKISIGYLIHRLKFLLWFFIFGNLFYFFFTPGRILYQIPGLGLTVTQEGVRKGLTLIAQLCLMATASFLLLGTTSTVKLIKCVQCIFYPLYRLGIAVPDITLMMVMSLRFIPVLLSEGKRITQIQMSRAGYAGEEGLIGYAKNLVPLISPIFLSTVRKAQILALAIEQRGYTGEVSRQHFYFPRLHRRDVAALVLAGLFLAGLILRQQQAGYIVRPGW